In one Lolium rigidum isolate FL_2022 chromosome 3, APGP_CSIRO_Lrig_0.1, whole genome shotgun sequence genomic region, the following are encoded:
- the LOC124698046 gene encoding pathogenesis-related protein 1-like, translating into MASTDSWALEIESPVAAPRLFKAGVMDWHTLAPKLAPHIIASAHPIEGEGGVGSVRQFNFTSAMPFSVMKEKLDFLDMEKCECKSTLLEGGGIGITIETATSHIKVEATASGGSVVKVETTYKLLPGAEVKDEITNAKDSLTNIFKGAEAYLIANPDAYN; encoded by the exons ATGGCCTCCACCGATAGCTGGGCCCTCGAGATCGAGTCGCCGGTGGCCGCACCGCGCCTGTTCAAAGCAGGTGTCATGGACTGGCACACCTTGGCCCCCAAACTCGCCCCACATATCATCGCGAGCGCCCACCCCATTGAGGGCGAAGGTGGTGTCGGCAGTGTCAGGCAGTTTAACTTCACCTCAG CCATGCCCTTCAGCGTCATGAAGGAGAAGCTCGACTTCCTCGACATGGAGAAGTGTGAGTGCAAATCGACCCTTCTCGAGGGTGGTGGCATCGGCATCACAATTGAGACAGCAACATCGCACATCAAGGTGGAGGCAACCGCCAGTGGTGGGAGTGTGGTGAAGGTGGAAACGACTTACAAACTGCTGCCTGGCGCGGAAGTCAAGGACGAGATCACCAATGCCAAGGACTCGCTCACTAACATCTTCAAgggtgccgaggcctacctcatcGCCAACCCAGATGCCTACAACTAA